One genomic segment of Thalassospiraceae bacterium LMO-SO8 includes these proteins:
- a CDS encoding CoA-binding protein, with amino-acid sequence MLDAMIRARSVAIVGASQQKTETGSDKLGTVALNHLLAHGYPGKIYPVNPKETEIRGLACYASVKDIPDDIDLALIAVPAKASIAVMKDCGAKGVKTAIMLASGFAEAGEPELEAELTAAAKAGGVRFCGPNTNGMISIVNDMVCCTSMVCAMPSFNKGDIAFLTQSGAVGGSMLGAGTEEQGGFSHWISVGNEADLQVADYLDYLADDADTRVIALFIEGIRDPDKFTRACAKAARAGKPVVVYKIGLSEVSAAAAASHTGAMVGSDAVFDAVCKKYGMVRVDDAADLLPTAITFSRLLDKLPRGPRMGLIGPSGGICGICADECHRFGLDVPELPRDAQETLKQFIPPFGALRNPIDVTQQIRSSPTGYQDTIRTVLEQDTIDGLFLLVTMVAEPRASFYCDIFTEAARATDKPVIVAWTGAQSLAAQAIPQIKRNQVPIYFSARGAVRAMRALLDYRRFLDTREDSQ; translated from the coding sequence ATGCTCGACGCCATGATCCGGGCGCGCTCCGTCGCCATCGTCGGCGCGTCCCAACAAAAGACCGAGACCGGCAGCGACAAGCTGGGCACGGTGGCGCTCAACCATCTGCTCGCTCACGGCTACCCGGGCAAGATCTATCCCGTTAATCCGAAGGAAACGGAGATCCGGGGCCTCGCCTGCTATGCCAGCGTGAAAGACATCCCGGACGACATCGACCTCGCCCTCATCGCCGTGCCGGCCAAGGCCAGCATCGCCGTGATGAAGGACTGCGGCGCCAAGGGCGTGAAGACGGCGATCATGCTCGCGTCCGGTTTCGCCGAAGCAGGCGAACCGGAACTGGAGGCCGAATTGACCGCCGCCGCCAAGGCGGGCGGCGTTCGGTTCTGCGGGCCCAACACCAACGGCATGATCTCCATCGTCAACGACATGGTCTGCTGCACCTCCATGGTCTGCGCCATGCCAAGCTTCAACAAGGGCGACATCGCCTTTCTGACCCAATCGGGGGCCGTCGGCGGCTCCATGCTCGGCGCCGGGACCGAGGAACAGGGCGGCTTCAGCCACTGGATTTCCGTCGGCAACGAGGCCGACCTGCAGGTCGCGGACTATCTGGATTATCTCGCCGACGATGCGGATACCCGCGTCATCGCCCTGTTCATCGAAGGCATCCGCGATCCGGATAAATTCACCCGCGCCTGCGCCAAGGCCGCCCGGGCGGGCAAGCCCGTGGTCGTCTACAAGATCGGCCTGTCCGAGGTCTCCGCCGCCGCCGCCGCCTCTCATACCGGGGCCATGGTCGGCTCCGACGCCGTGTTCGACGCCGTGTGCAAGAAGTATGGCATGGTCCGCGTGGACGACGCGGCCGACCTGCTGCCGACGGCGATCACCTTCTCCCGCCTGCTGGACAAGCTGCCGAGGGGGCCCCGTATGGGCCTGATCGGGCCGTCGGGCGGCATCTGCGGCATCTGCGCCGATGAATGCCACCGCTTCGGCCTCGACGTGCCGGAACTGCCCCGGGACGCCCAGGAAACCTTGAAGCAGTTCATCCCGCCGTTCGGCGCGCTGCGCAATCCCATCGACGTGACGCAGCAGATCAGAAGCTCTCCCACCGGATACCAGGACACCATCCGCACGGTGCTGGAACAGGACACGATCGACGGCCTGTTCCTGCTGGTCACCATGGTGGCTGAACCCCGCGCCAGCTTCTATTGCGACATCTTCACCGAGGCCGCGCGGGCGACCGACAAGCCCGTGATCGTCGCCTGGACCGGCGCGCAGTCCCTGGCCGCCCAGGCGATCCCCCAGATCAAGCGCAACCAGGTGCCGATCTATTTCTCGGCCCGGGGCGCCGTGCGCGCCATGCGGGCCTTGCTCGATTACCGGCGCTTTCTGGATACCCGGGAGGACAGCCAATGA
- a CDS encoding 2,4'-dihydroxyacetophenone dioxygenase family protein — MSPDSTHTEQTLPAGAQSDGRVAVEDLPAPYDGPRPQDALPELFIQDGYANDDPRLWVPLAPGRWSRPLCLNVSNGYWVHLTKVVGGGLLSRHRHPAPVHGFVIKGRWRYLERDWIAEAGSYLYEPPGDIHTLVVEPDCDEMITLFHNSGALIYCDADGNTTGTTDVFDRVDACRKHFTEVGLGADYVEQFIR; from the coding sequence ATGAGCCCAGACAGCACCCACACCGAACAAACCCTGCCCGCCGGCGCCCAATCGGACGGCCGCGTGGCGGTGGAAGACCTGCCGGCACCCTATGACGGCCCGCGCCCGCAGGACGCCCTTCCCGAACTGTTCATTCAGGACGGCTATGCCAATGACGACCCGCGCCTGTGGGTGCCGCTGGCGCCGGGCCGCTGGTCGCGGCCCTTGTGCCTGAACGTGTCCAACGGCTACTGGGTGCACCTGACCAAGGTGGTCGGCGGCGGCCTGCTGTCGCGCCACCGCCATCCGGCCCCCGTGCACGGCTTCGTCATCAAGGGCCGCTGGCGCTATCTGGAACGGGACTGGATCGCCGAGGCGGGGTCGTACCTGTACGAGCCGCCGGGCGACATTCACACCCTGGTGGTGGAACCGGACTGCGACGAGATGATTACTTTGTTCCACAACTCAGGCGCCCTGATCTATTGCGACGCGGACGGCAACACGACCGGGACCACGGATGTGTTCGACCGCGTCGACGCCTGCCGCAAGCATTTCACCGAGGTCGGCCTGGGCGCCGATTACGTGGAACAGTTCATCCGATAA
- a CDS encoding acetate--CoA ligase family protein, translating to MTPAEIIKQARAHGARTLSEHQSKQVLAAYGVPVTAERLAVDADTAARAAAEIGFPVALKGNAPDLAHKTEAGLVEIGLTDADAVRAAAARLMAKLPPGGNLLVQEMAVGKREFLIGMARDAQYGPCVTFGLGGIFAEALNDTVLRLAPVSTRDALAMMDDIRATALLGPYRGMAAVDRPALARAIIGVGAAALAHPEIAEIDVNPVIVADDRPVAVDALVVLA from the coding sequence ATGACCCCGGCCGAGATCATCAAACAGGCCCGCGCTCATGGGGCCCGCACCCTGTCGGAGCATCAGTCAAAGCAGGTTCTGGCCGCTTACGGCGTGCCGGTGACGGCGGAACGCCTTGCCGTCGATGCGGACACGGCGGCCCGGGCCGCCGCCGAAATCGGCTTTCCCGTGGCGCTCAAGGGCAATGCGCCGGACCTCGCCCATAAGACGGAGGCCGGATTGGTCGAAATCGGCCTGACCGATGCGGACGCGGTCCGGGCAGCGGCGGCGCGGCTGATGGCCAAATTGCCGCCGGGCGGCAATCTGCTGGTCCAGGAAATGGCGGTGGGCAAGCGGGAATTCCTGATCGGCATGGCGCGGGACGCCCAGTACGGGCCCTGCGTCACCTTCGGGCTCGGCGGCATCTTCGCCGAAGCCTTGAACGACACGGTTCTGCGCCTGGCCCCGGTCAGCACGCGCGACGCGCTCGCGATGATGGACGATATCCGCGCCACGGCGCTGCTCGGCCCCTACCGGGGCATGGCGGCCGTCGACCGCCCGGCCCTGGCCCGCGCCATCATCGGCGTGGGGGCGGCCGCCCTGGCCCATCCGGAAATCGCCGAGATCGACGTCAACCCGGTGATCGTCGCGGACGACCGCCCGGTCGCCGTGGATGCGCTGGTGGTTTTGGCTTAG